CGACCACTCAGGTGAGAAATCGGTGATGCTAGCGAGACACTGAGGCTCCTCCCCCAATCTGGAGTGCATGCtggagtgtgcgtgtgtctgtgtgaggagtgtgtagggCAGGTAGGAGGTGGAGGGTGACGGCTGAGGTGGAGCCATATACCTGACTGGGTAAGTGGGTGGGATGGTGGCAGAGTTTAGGCTTGTACAGGCAGAGTGGCTGCTTGTCTCCTCAGTGATGAGTTCAGATATCAGGTCGGGAAAGGTGGAGTCAAAGGATAGCTCCGCCTCTTGTGTGTGTTGCTGGCTGGTGCTGTCAGAACTGTGAGCGGTGTCCATGGGCATTTCATCACACTCTAATTCTTGCAGAATTGTTGGAGTAATGGGTGGAGAATTTTCCTCCTTCACCTGAACAGGACTCGCCTGTGCAATGAGTGTGTGCGTATGCGAGTGTGcaagtgcatcagtgtgtgtgagagaatctgtgtgtacattgttgtgtgcATCATTGTGTGCGAGCAGAGCCGGCTGGCTGAGGCTATGGCGCAGTCCTCGCCCTGTTGGCCGCAAATCCTGCGAGTCTGTGCATGTCTGAGGAATCAGTTGATGACCCTCCTCTTGAAGCCTAAGCCCTCCCCCCTCTCCATCAGGTGGAAGCTGATTAGTCTGAGGTTGTTTGGGTGAGAGCTGACTAAGTGGTAGATGATTGGTTGACAGATGATTGCTGGACTGCTGACTGGATGTCAAGTGACGTGACGGCAACAGCTGGTTGTGTGTATAGTTTAGAGGCAGAAAAGTAGACAGGGCATTTCCATCCTGTCCAATCAGAAGAGCTTGCCCATCACTGGCAGAGCATTGGGGGGACATGTCCAGCGGCGGCGAGGAGACCCGAGTGTCCAGGGTAGGGCTTAGTGGGTGGGCCAGTGAATCAAGAGTCAATGAGGAATCAAGACAAAGGGGAGGAAAAGAGGGGGCAGGACAAgcaggagagagtgagtaagacaGCGAAGGAGACAGAGAGGCTGAGTTTGGCGTAGACgtaggaggagaaagagaagagagagatgagggtgGAGAGGTTGGCGAAAGAGTCAAAGCTAATGAAGGAGGctgtggagaagaagaagggggTGGGCTCTGGGAGGAAGAGGCGGAATTAGTTGTGTTTggaggggagagggaggagcCACCATAGGTTTGGCCTTGTTTGGGGCTGTTGAGAAAAGAATCAGGGTCAAAAGGCAGTGGCACAGAGGGGGCACGGCCAGGTACAGAGCTGGTCTGAGTAGATGGTGGTGTCATTAAAGACGGGGAGGGAGACGAGGGCCGGAGCATAGCGTTGGGCTTGTCTGCAATTATGCGATCTGTCAAAAGCAGTCCTCCAATCACAGGACTGGGCAGAAGAGTGAGGGAAAGCGTAGCCACACCTTGATTGGACGGCACTGTGTGAGTTGGTGCTGGTGCGGGACTAGAAGGGGGTGTCTCCTGTTTGGTCGGGACAGGTGATAGGACGAGCCGGCCTCCAGCATGCGTGAGTGATAGGTGCGCAGAACTGAGCTCGCCTTTAGACTCCTCCCCTCCCCGGCCCAATGCAGCTGCTGCTGCGGCGGTCGTCATAACAATTACTGCATTCTGAGGCAGAGCTACTGTTGCCAGGCCACCATGTTGTTCGCCATAGAAACCATTGCCATTGCCAATGGCAATTGTTGCTGAGCGTTGTTTTTGGGGTGGACTGGAAGAGGAGGAAGTGGGCGGAGCAGAACTCCCGCTGTCAAGGACGACTGCTGGGCTAGAGGGTTGAGCTTTCTCAACGGCAACACCTCCTGCAACAACATCCCCTGCACTTCCATCTCTGCTCACTGCCCCACCCCCTGAGCTCTCATGAGTTAGGTTCTGGACTTCTGTGAGGTAGGGCGCAGGGCCACATGGCAGCTTCGGGGAGATGATGCGATGTTTAGTGCTGTTACAACGATGAGGAATGTTCATCCCAGAAGAagctacatacatacacacacacacatacacacacacagtgttagcAAAGTGTTTGTACATATGTGGTTTGTGAAGTTTGTAAGTGCATACATCTGTGTTACCATGGTTACagaggcaggtgtgtgtgcgaggTTGTGGTTTGGTCTGTTGTGACTCCAGAATCTGCTGCACAAGCTGCTCAATGGACACATCTGCCCCATTTCCACTGCCACACCACTTCATACTGTGAACTACACCAGGCCCAATACCCattgcgcgcacacacatacacacacagacacagaataATAAGTCAGTCATTTGTGGTTCTTGGATGTGGTTCGGCGCCAAGAGTGGTTACTCACACATGGGTTTAAGTTGCGAAAGCAGCTCCTCTCGGTTCCAGCGCAGTCCGTCTCGGCGGTCAGTAACGGCACACAGCACCGGCCCACACGCCTTCCCACTGTCCTCCACATTCGGCACATTCAGGtagtggaccaacacaatgtccGGATTCTATACAGACAGACCCACAGATAGGCAGACGGACAcagtcacatgcacacacacactctctaaaactCAGATATTGAAGAAGTAATCCAGAACAGGACAGGAAATGTGCTAATAATGCTAACACAGTGGATAGTCTCACATAGTACAGGTTAGTTAGCATTATGGGTAAATATGGTCATGTGACAAACCTGTAGCTCTCAGTTTATTGTATAAGCAATGATTCAATAACACTAAGTAGCTGGTCATGTGACTTGAAGACTGACCTGCAGCAGCCAATAGCACCTCCTGTGGAATGTTGGGACAATGGAGGAATGGACATAACAACCATAGAGACACTATAGAAAGAGAgcgggagagaaaaaaaaggatcaCTCCTTAGAAATAAATCAAAGTAAGTGCTATAAATGTCAATCATATGATGTCTATGTAAGTGTgtatacacagtgtgtgtgtgtcagcaagTATGCagatttgctgtgtgtgtgtaatatatatattatatatatattatatatatacacatacatacatacatacatacatacatacatacatacacacacacctcagttcCCTGCACTTTAAGCTTCATGTGATCCTCCCGTGTGGTTTTCCCATCCTTCCTTttcttccagcagtatccatcCTTCCTGTACTGCACCTTCTTCCTGTTATATAGAATGATGGAGCCGTTCTGCggcctgacacacacaaacacacggaaCAGCCTTTGTTACTGTGGTAAGTTTCACATATCAGTCTTGGTAAccatggtaacacacacacacacgcacgcacacacgcgcacacacctACCTGGTCTTGAGTGTGCAGGAAAGCCACTCTTCATGTCGGTCAAATGAGATCAGGTA
The DNA window shown above is from Hemibagrus wyckioides isolate EC202008001 linkage group LG15, SWU_Hwy_1.0, whole genome shotgun sequence and carries:
- the camta2 gene encoding calmodulin-binding transcription activator 2 isoform X1, producing MNNKDTTSESENNRQMKVFLPNKLLECLPRTNTLPKERLRWNTNEEIASYLISFDRHEEWLSCTLKTRPQNGSIILYNRKKVQYRKDGYCWKKRKDGKTTREDHMKLKVQGTECLYGCYVHSSIVPTFHRRCYWLLQNPDIVLVHYLNVPNVEDSGKACGPVLCAVTDRRDGLRWNREELLSQLKPMFHSMKWCGSGNGADVSIEQLVQQILESQQTKPQPRTHTCLCNHASSGMNIPHRCNSTKHRIISPKLPCGPAPYLTEVQNLTHESSGGGAVSRDGSAGDVVAGGVAVEKAQPSSPAVVLDSGSSAPPTSSSSSPPQKQRSATIAIGNGNGFYGEQHGGLATVALPQNAVIVMTTAAAAAALGRGGEESKGELSSAHLSLTHAGGRLVLSPVPTKQETPPSSPAPAPTHTVPSNQGVATLSLTLLPSPVIGGLLLTDRIIADKPNAMLRPSSPSPSLMTPPSTQTSSVPGRAPSVPLPFDPDSFLNSPKQGQTYGGSSLSPPNTTNSASSSQSPPPSSSPQPPSLALTLSPTSPPSSLSSLSPPTSTPNSASLSPSLSYSLSPACPAPSFPPLCLDSSLTLDSLAHPLSPTLDTRVSSPPLDMSPQCSASDGQALLIGQDGNALSTFLPLNYTHNQLLPSRHLTSSQQSSNHLSTNHLPLSQLSPKQPQTNQLPPDGEGGGLRLQEEGHQLIPQTCTDSQDLRPTGRGLRHSLSQPALLAHNDAHNNVHTDSLTHTDALAHSHTHTLIAQASPVQVKEENSPPITPTILQELECDEMPMDTAHSSDSTSQQHTQEAELSFDSTFPDLISELITEETSSHSACTSLNSATIPPTYPVRYMAPPQPSPSTSYLPYTLLTQTHAHSSMHSRLGEEPQCLASITDFSPEWSYPEGGVKVLITGPWSEVSCRYSCVFDQSTVPASLIQPGVLRCYCPAHEAGLVALRVMKDLDTVSSSVLFEYRARNAASLPSSQLDWLSLDDNQFRMSILERLEQMERRMAEMANHSHDHHQQQQQQRLARQQSTPHSSLRLTPENQSGPWFERRIVSVCERMMSGGQWGGGERLTHCIRHRGMTLLHLAAAQGYTHLIHTLIRWRTLSADSLDLEQEVDPLNVDHFSCTPLMWACALGHQSAAVLLYRWSSVALMIPDSLGRLPLAVARSRGHTRLARCLEELHTHTLLQAQTSEITNIHNQSHTLDTSPPPQLPLSPLSTSPDTGLSSSSSIPSPSDPPSPSPSSAYSSGSALPTSPLSPPDPMDTSCDSSPRFSPTPALRCPTPQNMDTHFLLDSSPHSHTHLEHTHSHAHSSFEAELLSYSENAENEEYLPAEVLQVDMTTLAEQIIEATPERIKQEEFPRGAESPLRERRDNAAIHDTMPWLAPYLDTVDRCVCPTPQPPSPLSALALQRLRPPSSAAWAEFLNASANGRMERDFALLTLTDSEQRELYEAARIIQNAFRRYKGRRLKEQQDMAAAVIQRCYRKYKQLTWIALKYALYKKMTQAAILIQSKFRSYYEQKKFQQSRRAAVLIQQYYRSYKEYERIKQGGRTGTALSNKMKSSFLTKKQDQAARKIMRFFRRCRHRIKELKQSKELERRGLTT
- the camta2 gene encoding calmodulin-binding transcription activator 2 isoform X2 encodes the protein MNNKDTTSESENNRQMKVFLPNKLLECLPRTNTLPKERLRWNTNEEIASYLISFDRHEEWLSCTLKTRPQNGSIILYNRKKVQYRKDGYCWKKRKDGKTTREDHMKLKVQGTECLYGCYVHSSIVPTFHRRCYWLLQNPDIVLVHYLNVPNVEDSGKACGPVLCAVTDRRDGLRWNREELLSQLKPMFHSMKWCGSGNGADVSIEQLVQQILESQQTKPQPRTHTCLCNHASSGMNIPHRCNSTKHRIISPKLPCGPAPYLTEVQNLTHESSGGGAVSRDGSAGDVVAGGVAVEKAQPSSPAVVLDSGSSAPPTSSSSSPPQKQRSATIAIGNGNGFYGEQHGGLATVALPQNAVIVMTTAAAAAALGRGGEESKGELSSAHLSLTHAGGRLVLSPVPTKQETPPSSPAPAPTHTVPSNQGVATLSLTLLPSPVIGGLLLTDRIIADKPNAMLRPSSPSPSLMTPPSTQTSSVPGRAPSVPLPFDPDSFLNSPKQGQTYGGSSLSPPNTTNSASSSQSPPPSSSPQPPSLALTLSPTSPPSSLSSLSPPTSTPNSASLSPSLSYSLSPACPAPSFPPLCLDSSLTLDSLAHPLSPTLDTRVSSPPLDMSPQCSASDGQALLIGQDGNALSTFLPLNYTHNQLLPSRHLTSSQQSSNHLSTNHLPLSQLSPKQPQTNQLPPDGEGGGLRLQEEGHQLIPQTCTDSQDLRPTGRGLRHSLSQPALLAHNDAHNNVHTDSLTHTDALAHSHTHTLIAQASPVQVKEENSPPITPTILQELECDEMPMDTAHSSDSTSQQHTQEAELSFDSTFPDLISELITEETSSHSACTSLNSATIPPTYPVRYMAPPQPSPSTSYLPYTLLTQTHAHSSMHSRLGEEPQCLASITDFSPEWSYPEGGVKVLITGPWSEVSCRYSCVFDQSTVPASLIQPGVLRCYCPAHEAGLVALRVMKDLDTVSSSVLFEYRARNAASLPSSQLDWLSLDDNQFRMSILERLEQMERRMAEMANHSHDHHQQQQQQRLARQQSTPHSSLRLTPENQSGPWFERRIVSVCERMMSGGQWGGGERLTHCIRHRGMTLLHLAAAQGYTHLIHTLIRWRTLSADSLDLEQEVDPLNVDHFSCTPLMWACALGHQSAAVLLYRWSSVALMIPDSLGRLPLAVARSRGHTRLARCLEELHTHTLLQAQTSEITNIHNQSHTLDTSPPPQLPLSPLSTSPDTGLSSSSSIPSPSDPPSPSPSSAYSSGSALPTSPLSPPDPMDTSCDSSPRFSPTPALRCPTPQNMDTHFLLDSSPHSHTHLEHTHSHAHSSFEAELLSYSENAENEEYLPAEVLQVDMTTLAEQIIEATPERIKQEEFPRGAESPLRERRDNAAIHDTMPWLAPYLDTVDRCVCPTPQPPSPLSALALQRLRPPSSAAWAEFLNASANGRMERDFALLTLTDSEQRELYEAARIIQNAFRRYKGRRLKEQQDMAAAVIQRCYRKYKQYALYKKMTQAAILIQSKFRSYYEQKKFQQSRRAAVLIQQYYRSYKEYERIKQGGRTGTALSNKMKSSFLTKKQDQAARKIMRFFRRCRHRIKELKQSKELERRGLTT